The segment ATATGATTAAAAGTAAAGTGAAAAGTAGACCCGTCCTTTTGCTACCCTTCTTACCCAGCTCCTTGATCTCAGTGGCGCTGGATAACTTATTTCCTGGCCTAAGGAACCTAACGCTGGGTTCGATCAACGTTAACGCCACAGGTGGAAAGAACGGAACGAACAAAGCGTTGATAGCTATGGAGGTCAGCCACCCTATCTTGACCGCTCTAGCTCTCAACTTCCTAAAAGGGAGCTTGTACTCCACGTATAAGGCCTCTACAAGAGTGTAAGAGCACCAGATCAAGTAAACTGAAACGTCCAACAGGGAGATCCCTCGCACTATTGAAATCCAGGGAAGTAAAAGGGAGGAGAGCCCTAAAGTCCCTAGAACTTGTGGTACAACGTTTACCTTAGAGTAGGAGAGGATGATCGAGAGTAGGAAAATCGAGGCAGGGATTAAAAGCAGAGGCCTGAACAAGAAAACGTAGGGGATCGCGTTGACTCCCATTAAGACCAAATCGAGCTTGCTTAGTTTGCGAGCAAGCATCTTGCTGTAGGTTAGATCAACCGTCAAGGCGTGTAGGATCATGATGGGAAGTATTACCAGGACTAGAGTTTTTAGGCTAGCCGTAACCGTGAGGAGGTAAGTTAGGATAATCATGAAGTAAGCTCCGTGATTTCTTGTCCTCTGCATTAAACCCTAATGAAGTTACGAGTTCTTAAAAAATAGTTATCCTAAGCTTTTAGGTTAGAAGTTTTAGCTTCGTTCCTTTCCATCCTTGTCTCCTTACCCCTTGAGGCTGAGAGAACCAAAGCTATGACCAAGATGAAAAACGCAACGACTAACGCCTCCTTGATTCCAGTTAAGAAAGACCCTGCGACCCCACCAACTAGGTCAATAGTGCCTAAGAACACTTCAAAGGCCACGTAACGAGGTATAGAAAGGGAGGCCACTGTTAAGGCCAGTACGTAACTGAATAGCGTACCGAGGTTAGCTAAAGTCCTCAGTAGTCCGTTAGCTCCACCGTAAAATCCTCTCCTAGCGTTAGCCATAACTGCACTGTTGTTAGCCGGGTAAAACATGGCGGATCCTAGACCTCCTATCACTGAAGCTATTATAATGACGTATAAAGGCGATGAGAGAGTTAAGGTTAAGTAAACTAAAATTGCTCCCATCATCATTGATATCCCGATGGAGGCAGGGATCCTAGCTCCTATCTTATCGGAGAGCCTACCGGCGAAGGGACCTAGGGAGCTAGCCACAACGTAACCAGGAACTAGCAGTAGGGAGGCGTTTAGAGGGCTCAGGCCCCTTATCCCTTGTAGGTACATTATGATCACGAACACTACGGAGAGGTAGCCCATGCTTTGAAAGAAAGAGGCCAGGATGGAGAACGATAAGACCCTGTTCTGAAACGCCTTGAGGTCGATTATGGGATTTTCCGCTCTCCTCTCGTAAATCAACATGGAAGCAATCATGATAACTCCTGCACCAATGAGGGGGCCGTTAAACGCGTTTATCCCCCTTCCAGCTACGTCTGAGGCCCCATAAGTTATCATTGATAGTCCAGAGAGGAGGAGTAACATTCCAGGCACGTCTAGCTTCTGCGCCTTAGCTCTCTGAACGTCCCTAACGTATCTGACGCCTAAGATGACAGCTGCTATCCCTATTGGAACGTTAATGTAAAATATGTACCTCCAACCAACCAACGTCGTCAGTACTCCCCCTACGACTATACCTAGAGTTGCTCCTACGTTCCATCCTATTGAAGTGAAGCCGTAAGCCTTTCCTCTCTCATTGGGAGGGAAAACGTCTGCTATTATTGCCCCTGAGTTGGCCTGAAGCATGGAAGCACCTAACGCTTGTATTGCCCTAAAAGCAACTAACGCCTCCGCTGTAGGCGATAGGCCACAAAGCGCTGAACCTAAAGTGAAGATCCCGAATCCTAAGTTGTACATCCTTGACCTCCCGAGGAGATCTCCAATCCGACCCAGCTGAGTCGTCATAACGGCTACTACCAAAAGGTAAATTAAGATCGTCCAAATTGTGAGATCAAGGTTGGTCCTCAGATCGGTAGTGATTGTAGGTAAGGCCAGTAAGACAACCGTGGAGTCAACCGCAGCCATTAAAGTACCTAAAACAAGTATTAGCAAAACTATTGATCTACTCATAGATATATAGTTGTTGATATGGTTAAATCATTTATCGTTAAACTGTTAACCTTTTGATGATCAGGTTAATGTCCCATGACGTTCTTCCGGCCCAGTAAAAGTTCGAAGATTTCATTTACGAACCGTGAGGTAAGCTAGGGGTTGGATTTCGTATGGGCCATGATAGGCCATCAACTGAGAAGACCGAAAGGTAAGACTTAAGTTCTCTCGGATATAGATGTCTTATCAGAAATCCTTTTTTTAAGGCTAACAATTATCTAGCTATGTTAAAGTCTATCGTCTCCTTGCTTCTAATATTCCTTTTGGCAGCCCTCTCTGTTTACTCCATAAGCTTTGTACTGCCGACCTTAGCTTCGCTTTACGGCCGTAGCGTGTACTTCACAGTGCCCATGAGTTGGATAGGTGGGGCAATAGGAGGTGTGCTACTTTCTATGCTAGCTGATAGGTGGAGCAGAAGGATGTCCCTACTTATTTCAATTTTCCTCTTTACGATACCGCTCATCATGAACATAGCGATAAGAGAGCTCCCTCTTCTTTACTTGATTTGGTTCATCATAGGCTTCGGTGTGAACGGGGAGAACGGACTAAGCTACGCTTACGCTGCTGAGTTAGCGCCTCCGAGATATAGAGGACTCGTAGGAAGTTTAATGCAAGGGTTGTACTTTATTGGTGGTCTCATTGGTCTCATATGGGCTATCCTTTTCAAGAACGTTAACGCTTACTTCCTTTCTCTCGGCCTAATATCCTGCCTTTCCTTCGCCTTGTGGTTCCTCATACCTGAGTCCAGATGGAGGAATAGGAGTTATCGTGGGTCCACATCAAGAGAT is part of the Metallosphaera cuprina Ar-4 genome and harbors:
- a CDS encoding MFS transporter, giving the protein MSRSIVLLILVLGTLMAAVDSTVVLLALPTITTDLRTNLDLTIWTILIYLLVVAVMTTQLGRIGDLLGRSRMYNLGFGIFTLGSALCGLSPTAEALVAFRAIQALGASMLQANSGAIIADVFPPNERGKAYGFTSIGWNVGATLGIVVGGVLTTLVGWRYIFYINVPIGIAAVILGVRYVRDVQRAKAQKLDVPGMLLLLSGLSMITYGASDVAGRGINAFNGPLIGAGVIMIASMLIYERRAENPIIDLKAFQNRVLSFSILASFFQSMGYLSVVFVIIMYLQGIRGLSPLNASLLLVPGYVVASSLGPFAGRLSDKIGARIPASIGISMMMGAILVYLTLTLSSPLYVIIIASVIGGLGSAMFYPANNSAVMANARRGFYGGANGLLRTLANLGTLFSYVLALTVASLSIPRYVAFEVFLGTIDLVGGVAGSFLTGIKEALVVAFFILVIALVLSASRGKETRMERNEAKTSNLKA
- a CDS encoding MFS transporter, with the protein product MLKSIVSLLLIFLLAALSVYSISFVLPTLASLYGRSVYFTVPMSWIGGAIGGVLLSMLADRWSRRMSLLISIFLFTIPLIMNIAIRELPLLYLIWFIIGFGVNGENGLSYAYAAELAPPRYRGLVGSLMQGLYFIGGLIGLIWAILFKNVNAYFLSLGLISCLSFALWFLIPESRWRNRSYRGSTSRDLIRTVILGSIFAVGSFLFIVPLVSLSFTVLSMLKVDSFLILSIALILGMISFTLAGRVSDSLGRKKTTFVFVAISIVFSIVMLVSLNSILIALTIIALMIGSSFFAYFGVWMSEVFPPETRATWTNAVFFLGRLVGGGFGVSLVLLMPFGLKDDLGAALLISSLLVLISVIGLPETVKINKRN